Proteins encoded in a region of the Brevinematales bacterium genome:
- a CDS encoding sugar ABC transporter ATP-binding protein → MNEVILEMKDIGKEFPGVRALDNVTLTARRGEVLALVGENGAGKSTLMKVLSGVWAYPSYEGEIKVKGETRMFRSTGDAERAGIGIIYQELNLIQDLSVAENIFLDRQPVNKLGLIDWDRLRSGSLRLLEELHINEIDPMASVKELTVGKQQMVEIAKALSQNAEILILDEPTSALTDRETDELFRVIRKLKAQGVCMIYISHKMEELKQIADRILVLRDGRTIGESVPIGEITIDEIISRMVGRDLKTLYPKQEFQRGKKVLEVKDFEVDHPLLPGEKIVRDVSFDLYQGEILGIAGLMGAGRSELVMGIFGAWGNAARGKVIVDGKEIKFTSPKDTIQAGIGLVTEDRKLLGLLLEQDLIFNTTLASLDRFVKLGVLDQYQERQTTDKYVKELGVKTPSLDVKIANLSGGNQQKVVIGKWLNTFPKVLILDEPTRGIDIGAKVEIYKLMNRLVEQGVAIIMISSELPEVMGMSDRILVMCEGRLSADLTCADTSKEKVMEFATGSSGGK, encoded by the coding sequence ATGAACGAAGTCATACTGGAGATGAAGGATATCGGGAAGGAATTCCCGGGGGTGCGCGCGCTCGATAATGTGACGCTGACCGCGCGGAGGGGTGAAGTCCTCGCGCTGGTCGGCGAGAACGGCGCGGGCAAGTCCACGCTGATGAAGGTCCTAAGCGGCGTATGGGCGTACCCGTCCTACGAGGGCGAGATCAAGGTTAAGGGCGAGACCCGGATGTTCCGCAGTACCGGGGACGCCGAGCGCGCGGGAATCGGCATCATCTATCAGGAGCTCAACCTGATACAGGACTTATCGGTCGCGGAGAATATTTTCCTCGACCGTCAGCCCGTGAATAAACTCGGCCTGATCGATTGGGACCGTCTCCGTTCCGGGAGTCTCAGGCTCCTCGAAGAACTGCATATCAACGAGATCGACCCGATGGCGTCGGTAAAGGAGCTCACAGTCGGGAAACAGCAGATGGTGGAGATCGCCAAGGCGCTCAGCCAGAACGCGGAGATACTCATATTGGACGAGCCCACATCGGCGCTGACCGACCGCGAGACCGACGAGCTGTTCCGCGTCATCCGCAAGCTCAAGGCGCAGGGAGTTTGCATGATCTATATCTCCCACAAGATGGAGGAGCTCAAGCAGATTGCCGACAGGATACTGGTGCTGCGTGACGGGCGCACGATCGGCGAATCGGTGCCGATCGGGGAGATCACTATCGACGAGATTATCTCGAGGATGGTGGGGCGCGACCTCAAGACGCTCTATCCCAAGCAGGAATTCCAGCGCGGGAAAAAAGTGCTCGAGGTGAAGGATTTCGAGGTAGACCATCCCCTGCTGCCCGGCGAGAAAATTGTCCGCGACGTATCGTTCGACCTCTATCAGGGCGAGATACTCGGGATAGCGGGGCTGATGGGCGCGGGGCGTTCGGAGCTGGTCATGGGTATTTTCGGGGCATGGGGGAATGCCGCGCGCGGGAAAGTCATTGTCGACGGCAAGGAAATAAAATTCACTTCGCCCAAGGATACCATCCAAGCGGGTATCGGGCTGGTGACGGAAGATAGAAAACTATTGGGACTGTTACTCGAACAGGACCTGATTTTTAATACGACTCTCGCCTCTCTCGACCGGTTTGTGAAATTGGGAGTACTCGATCAGTATCAGGAACGGCAGACGACGGACAAGTATGTTAAGGAACTTGGCGTAAAAACACCCTCGCTCGACGTGAAAATCGCCAATCTCAGCGGGGGTAATCAGCAGAAGGTGGTGATCGGGAAATGGCTGAACACCTTCCCTAAAGTCCTGATATTGGACGAGCCCACGCGGGGTATCGATATCGGGGCGAAGGTGGAAATCTATAAACTGATGAACCGTCTGGTCGAGCAGGGGGTCGCGATCATCATGATCTCGTCGGAACTTCCCGAGGTAATGGGGATGAGCGACCGGATACTCGTGATGTGCGAGGGGAGACTTTCGGCGGATTTAACCTGCGCCGACACCTCGAAAGAAAAAGTGATGGAGTTCGCCACCGGAAGTTCAGGGGGAAAATGA
- a CDS encoding serine/threonine-protein phosphatase — translation MKRRSEPFLEYLREPYLIQKFHERRNNERTYFGKIAAFLSTIAYLYAMYQDNFILDFSNLLVVRLAGFFFTLVYLVFSFTKWTSNRTLHRVVYDMFLLSSIIHLCVVIIFANFSSGAIGALIMSVFAIAIIYRGAPLDLGLIFALPIAGLILIIILFVHPDPEHWTLLANPIALSIVAWAVGWFQERTRYREFRWHWIADTELLVSKELLDKVDSEMKLAAKIQSSLIPQVSPQIAGLSFAMFYKPMDEVGGDFFDFIDVDNKKGLGVFMSDVSGHGVPASLISSMVKTLVTTSSKDIISPSEFLQEINQKICGLSAGNFVAAFYGIYFHKTRKFVYSTATQTFPYILRETFVLQMRGRGSMLGMFPNLNFDVYEFQCEPGDRILFYTDGLIETFNKDNEVFQKVIDKAMLAHRDEDIRAFLTSVFDELNRFAGGCFNDDICMVAMDIE, via the coding sequence ATGAAAAGAAGGTCAGAACCGTTCTTAGAATATCTGCGCGAGCCTTATCTTATCCAGAAATTCCACGAACGGAGAAATAACGAAAGGACATATTTCGGTAAGATTGCTGCGTTCTTATCGACTATTGCATATCTTTACGCAATGTACCAGGATAATTTTATACTCGATTTTTCCAATCTCCTGGTGGTGCGCCTCGCCGGATTCTTTTTCACATTAGTATATCTAGTCTTCAGCTTCACGAAGTGGACGTCGAACAGGACGCTGCACCGGGTTGTCTACGATATGTTCCTGTTATCGTCCATTATCCATCTCTGCGTAGTGATCATTTTCGCGAATTTTTCAAGCGGCGCAATCGGCGCGCTGATTATGTCGGTGTTCGCGATCGCGATCATCTACCGGGGCGCGCCGCTGGATCTCGGCCTGATTTTTGCGCTTCCCATCGCGGGATTGATCCTGATCATTATTTTATTCGTCCATCCCGATCCCGAGCATTGGACTCTCCTTGCGAATCCCATCGCGCTGTCTATTGTCGCATGGGCGGTGGGGTGGTTCCAGGAGCGGACGCGTTACCGGGAGTTCCGGTGGCACTGGATCGCCGATACCGAACTGTTGGTATCGAAAGAACTGCTCGATAAAGTGGACAGCGAGATGAAGCTTGCCGCGAAGATACAGTCCAGCCTGATTCCGCAGGTATCCCCGCAGATCGCGGGGCTGAGTTTCGCGATGTTCTATAAGCCGATGGATGAAGTGGGCGGGGATTTCTTCGACTTCATCGATGTCGATAATAAGAAGGGTCTCGGCGTGTTTATGAGCGACGTATCCGGGCATGGCGTACCCGCTTCGCTGATATCGTCGATGGTTAAGACGCTCGTGACGACATCGTCGAAGGATATTATCTCCCCGTCGGAGTTCCTGCAGGAGATCAATCAGAAGATATGCGGACTGAGCGCGGGAAATTTCGTAGCGGCGTTCTACGGGATTTATTTTCACAAAACCCGCAAGTTCGTGTATTCCACCGCGACCCAGACATTCCCGTATATCCTGCGGGAAACATTCGTACTCCAGATGCGCGGACGGGGGAGTATGCTGGGGATGTTTCCCAACCTCAATTTCGACGTGTACGAGTTCCAATGCGAGCCCGGCGACCGGATACTATTTTATACCGACGGGCTGATTGAGACGTTTAATAAGGATAACGAGGTGTTCCAGAAAGTTATCGATAAGGCGATGCTCGCCCACCGTGACGAGGATATCCGGGCGTTCCTGACGAGCGTATTCGACGAGTTGAACCGTTTCGCGGGAGGGTGTTTCAACGACGATATCTGCATGGTCGCGATGGACATCGAATGA
- a CDS encoding substrate-binding domain-containing protein, whose protein sequence is MKTRKILIALSVMAMFLSNGCDGKGNGGGTNVAGTGKVKIGFLLKTMQEERYQKDKAAFIKKAESLGAQVVFDSANNNEQTQLANFENMLVQGVKVIVLQPVNTGTAGNMVKKAHEQGVKVIGYDSMLQNGPLDLMVMQDSWAVGKLQAEAMVEWLKKKKGEVKGKVALIMGQPGDSNARTMSQGVYDVIKANPGLELVVEQAHEGWSPEKSRQTAENALVKYNNEIDAFICNNSGLARGVISALNVQGLADSTKVFVAGSDADLANIRYVAQGKQSVEIWKKIDPLAEKAAEVAVALAMNMDKHVTNIVKIDKMINNGFQEVPTIVTEVVLITKDNIDATIVKEGYYTKEQVYGK, encoded by the coding sequence ATCGCCCTTTCCGTGATGGCGATGTTTTTATCCAACGGGTGCGACGGCAAGGGTAACGGCGGCGGCACCAATGTGGCCGGTACCGGTAAGGTAAAAATCGGCTTCCTGCTGAAAACCATGCAGGAGGAACGTTACCAGAAGGACAAGGCGGCGTTCATCAAGAAGGCCGAGTCGCTCGGGGCGCAGGTCGTCTTCGATTCCGCGAACAATAACGAACAGACCCAGCTCGCGAACTTCGAGAATATGCTCGTACAGGGCGTGAAGGTCATCGTGCTCCAGCCGGTCAACACCGGTACCGCGGGCAATATGGTGAAGAAAGCGCACGAGCAGGGCGTGAAGGTCATCGGGTACGACTCGATGCTCCAGAACGGCCCCCTCGACCTGATGGTGATGCAGGATAGCTGGGCGGTCGGTAAGCTCCAGGCCGAGGCGATGGTCGAATGGCTGAAGAAGAAAAAGGGCGAGGTTAAAGGTAAGGTCGCTCTCATCATGGGCCAGCCGGGAGATTCCAACGCGCGGACGATGAGCCAGGGTGTGTATGACGTGATCAAGGCGAACCCCGGGCTGGAACTGGTGGTCGAGCAGGCGCACGAGGGATGGTCTCCCGAGAAGTCGCGCCAGACCGCCGAGAATGCGCTCGTCAAGTACAATAATGAGATCGACGCCTTTATCTGCAACAACAGCGGGCTCGCGCGCGGCGTGATTTCCGCCCTCAACGTGCAGGGATTGGCCGATAGTACGAAGGTATTCGTCGCCGGTTCCGATGCCGATCTCGCGAATATCCGTTATGTCGCGCAGGGCAAACAGTCTGTCGAGATTTGGAAGAAGATCGACCCGTTAGCCGAAAAAGCCGCCGAGGTCGCGGTCGCGCTCGCGATGAATATGGACAAACATGTGACTAATATCGTCAAGATCGATAAGATGATCAATAACGGTTTTCAGGAAGTGCCCACTATCGTGACGGAAGTCGTCCTGATTACGAAGGACAATATCGATGCGACGATAGTTAAAGAAGGATATTATACGAAAGAGCAGGTTTACGGTAAATAA